One segment of Podarcis muralis chromosome 17, rPodMur119.hap1.1, whole genome shotgun sequence DNA contains the following:
- the LOC114587420 gene encoding serine protease 53-like, with amino-acid sequence MLLYLCFRKNSEALALVQAGLVDISKATYSVQTRQSLTHPNWLEHRDLHNLGLLQLEEPLEFGPLVAPVCLSDKADAIGDFRNCWLPGWSVLEGGPAVLLRHPLDILSVTSCDQLGEQLSNAIFCIKAQMGPEGVCTGDVGSPLICPDPQGGAWLQLGVLSSFDEACSRPYVFSSLPHYLPWLERTTKVAGYRYNRTVPWKHLRPTKNLRQLQKPETLAAWISAQLSLPWQVLIATCENQSCGGSILNRYWVLTTAQCVQQTDPANIAVFVRLTHPKGHARSIHVAAIYPYEETAQHSLSGSSNVALLLLQKPIAFDQHVAAMAYFPKEPWDSCKVMGLQMMPSGEIGADSSAYQVKVLMPSDCAKEHPGVNPGMYCVVRNSSSYLPGAAVGEGAALLCHLEAKSMTWSQVGLMSEPFPGSQMVVLSSSITSYVDWIEKTSRQAKHQLFLPRGRAAACGPSSWMLLLILSLFREAELG; translated from the exons GAAAAAATTCAGAAGCTTTGGCCCTGGTGCAGGCTGGTCTAGTTGACATCTCCAAGGCAACGTACTCAGTGCAGACCCGCCAGTCTCTGACACACCCAAACTGGTTGGAGCACAGGGACCTTCACAACCTGGGCCTTTTGCAATTGGAGGAGCCACTGGAATTTGGTCCCCTTGTTGCACCCGTGTGTCTCTCAGACAAGGCAGATGCAATAGGTGACTTCAGAAATTGTTGGCTACCAGGCTGGTCTGTGCTGGAAG GAGGCCCTGCCGTGCTGCTGAGACATCCCTTAGACATCCTGAGCGTCACCAGCTGCGACCAGCTTGGGGAGCAGCTCTCCAATGCCATATTCTGTATCAAGGCTCAAATGGGCCCGGAAGGAGTCTGCACG GGTGATGTGGGTTCTCCGCTGATCTGCCCTGACCCCCAGGGTGgggcctggcttcagctgggggtGCTGAGCAGTTTTGATGAAGCCTGCTCTCGCCCCTATGTCTTCAGCAGTCTGCCCCACTACCTGCCCTGGTTGGAGAGGACCACAAAGGTTGCAGGGTATCGTTACAATCGCACAGTTCCTTGGAAACATCTGAGGCCGACAAAAAATCTTAGGCAGCTACAGAAACCAGAGA CCCTGGCTGCATGGATCTCAGCACAATTGTCCTTGCCCTGGCAAGTGCTCATCGCCACATGTGAGAATCAGAGCTGCGGGGGCTCAATTCTGAACCGCTACTGGGTGTTGACTACAGCACAGTGTGTTCAACAGAC GGACCCAGCAAACATAGCTGTCTTTGTGAGGCTGACACACCCCAAGGGCCACGCCAGAAGCATCCATGTTGCTGCAATTTACCCTTATGAGGAGACGGCGCAGCACAGTCTCTCTGGCAGCTCCAACGTGGCTCTGCTGCTCCTCCAGAAGCCCATCGCCTTTGACCAACATGTGGCTGCTATGGCGTacttcccaaaggagccctggGATAGCTGCAAAGTGATGGGTCTACAAATGATGCCATCTG GTGAAATTGGGGCTGACTCCAGCGCATACCAAGTCAAGGTGCTGATGCCCTCAGACTGTGCCAAGGAACATCCTGGGGTCAATCCAGGCATGTACTGCGTTGTAAGAAATAGCTCTAGCTACCTGCCTGGTGCTGCT gtagGTGAGGGTGCAGCCCTGCTGTGCCACTTGGAGGCCAAGAGCATGACATGGAGCCAGGTTGGCTTGATGAGTGAGCCCTTTCCGGGATCCCAGATGGTTGTTCTGTCCTCCAGCATCACCTCCTATGTGGACTGGATAGAAAAAACGTCCAGACAAGCCAAGCACCAATTATTCCTGCCCCGTGGGAGAGCAGCAGCCTGTGGACCAAGTAGCTGGATGCTCCTCCTGATCCTCTCATTGTTTAGGGAGGCAGAGTTAGGCTGA